The Bradyrhizobium diazoefficiens genome contains the following window.
ACGACCTCCATCATGGCTTCTATCATACCGTCACCTATTCGCGTCTGGACGCCGGCGTTGACGCGTCTGGAAAATTGATCGCATGGCGGCATCGCTCGGTCGCGCCAACCTTGTTTGCGAATTTCAAGCCTGATCCAAAGCGCGAGCAGGCGATAGAACTGGGATTGGGACTTGCAGATCTCGCACTGGACATTCCCAACGTGCGCTTTGAGACCGGCGAAGCGACGGCCCTGACGCGGATTGGCTGGTTCCGGTCGGTCAACAACATACCTCACGCGTTCGCCGTACAGTCCTTCATTGCAGAGATCGCGCGCGAGCTGGGCAAGGATCCCAAAGACGTCCTGCTTGAAATCATTGGGCCACCCCGAAAGCTTGAGCTCGAGAAACTGGGGCTGACAGATCCGCTCTGGAATTATGGTGATCCGTATTCGACGCATCCGATCGACACCGGACGTTTCGCGAACGTCATCAATCTGGCGGCCTCGCGTGCAAGCTGGGGGAGATCGCTGCCGAAGGGGGGCGGGCTCGGAATTGCGGCACACCGCAGCTTCCTGTCCTACGTCGCAACGGTCGTCGAAGTCGGCGTGGACTCGCGAGGAAAGCTAACCATACCGCGCGTCGAGACTGCGATCGACTGCGGTTTTGCTGTCAACCCCGAGCGGATTCGTTCCCAGATCGAGGGGGCAGCCGTCATGGGACTCAGCAATTTCATCGGCGAGATTTCCTTCAAGAATGGCAGCGCCGAGCAGAGTAATTTTGACAGCTATCCGGTGGCTCGCATCGACAATGCACCGATAAATGTGCGCGTCCACATCGTTCCGAACGGCTCCGAGGTGCCGGCGGGGGGTGTCGGAGAGCCGGGAGTGCCGCCTTTTCTGCCGGCGCTTTGCAACGCGATCTTCGCCGCGACCGGCAAGCGAATCCGTTCGCTTCCAGCAGGCGATCAAGTTCGCGTCTAGACGACCAGGCTTCAATACTTGATCGCCTCGAACCGCGACTGAGCTCGCACGCAATCACCATAAAAAATCGGCTACTGGAGGAGTGAAAAAAGTGTCCAAGGTAAGCAAGGCAAAAGCGGGTTTTTGGCCGGCCGTCAGCGCGATCGCCGGGGTCGGCCTCATGGCGGGCGCCATCGGGAGTGCGGCGGTTGCCTCTGACGAAACGACCGAAAAGCGGCTTGTCAATGCGACCCAGGAAACGAGCAACTGGCTGCATCATCACCGCGACTACACGGCCCAGCGCTACTCTCCGCTGAACCAGATCAATCGCAGCACGGTCAAGGGGCTACACGTCGCCTGGACGATGGCGCTGGGCGGTATCGAGGGGGGCGGCATTTGGAGCCATGGCGGTCTCGAAGGCACCCCGATTGTCGAGAACGGATTCATGTATGTCACCGACGGGTGGGGATCTGTCTACAAGATCGATCTCCACGGCGGCAACGGAAAACTGGTCTGGAAAATGGATCCCAGGACCGATCACGACTGGGCCGGTGCCGTTGCTTGTTGCGGTGTTAACAATCGAGGCGCAGCGCTATGGGAGAATCTTGTGATCTCACATACCCTCGATGGGCGCTTGGTTGCGACCAATAAGGACGATGGCAAAGTCGCCTGGGAGCGCAAGGTGGCCGATCCCGACAAGGGCGAAGTCATCACCGGCGCGCCGTTGATCGTCAAGAACATGGCTATTACTGGAGTAGCCGGGGCCGAGTATGGCATCCGCGGCTGGATTGCTGCCACCGACTTGAAGTCTCAAAAGGAAGCTTGGCGAACCTTTACGATTCCGGGCACGGGCGAGCCAGGCAACGAGACCTGGAAGGATGATCGCGATTCGTGGAAGACCGGTGGGGGATCTACCTGGGTGACCGGATCGTACGACCCCCAAGCCAACTTGCTCTATTGGGGTGTCGGAAATCCTGGGCCGGATTTTGATACGGAATATCGTCCGGGCGACAACCTTTACACAGATAGTACCCTTGCGTTGGATCCGGATAGCGGGACAATCAAATGGCACTTTCAGCACACACCGAATGATCCCTTCGACTATGACAGTGTTGCGGAGAGAGTGCTGGTCGACGTCCCGTTCAAGGGAAGCCAGCGCAAGATCGTCCTTGAAGCTGATCGCAACGGCTTCGGCTACGCGCTCGACCGCACCGACGGCTCTTTCCTGTGGGCAACCCCTTTCGTCAAGAAGGTGACATGGACCAGGGGCATCAATCCCGAGACCGGAAAGCCGATCGAGTATGATCCCGCCAAGTCGGTGCAGACCTATGATCCGCAGGTGACGCTGAACCGGAAGAACTCGCATGTCACCGTTTGTCCGGGACATAATGGCGGCAAGAACTGGCCGCCTACCGCGTACAATCCGGACCTGAAGACCTGGTACATCCCCGTCATCGAGAGCTGTGACGAGTTGGATAACAAGGAGACGAAACCTTCCGATTGGAAGGCGCGCGAATTCTTCACAGGCGGCGGTCCAGTCGTGAAGCTGGCGATAACAGGAAGCGTCACCGCCATTGATATCACCACTGGTAAGGTCACTGGCAAGCATGAGACCACCTACCCGATGCTGGGTGGGCTGCTTGCAACGCCCGAGTTGGTGTTCGCTGGCCAGCCATCCGGAGAGCTCTACGCTCTCGATGCCAAGACGCTCAACAAGGTATGGGAATTCAATACGGGTGCCGGCATCAACGCTCCCCCCATGACGTTCTCGGTGGACGGAAAGCAATACATTGCGATCCTCGTGGGACTGGGCGGCGCCTGGGACAAGTGGAATCTCGATTCCACTAAAGGCCTGGAGAAAATCGCCCCGGGTTCCATGCTGTATGTTTTCGGTCTGTGATCCGTTTTGCGGATAGTGGGGCGAGACTGCGCTTGTCCCACTTCGTCAAAAGAGTTCAAGAGGAAACAATGGAACTGAAACTTGGGCGCCCGAACCGACGGGCTAACAGGACGGTACGCATGAGCGTCGTTAGCTTGATCCTGAGTGGTGGCTTGGCTCTTCTCGCGATACGAGATGTCGCTCGGGGCGAAGGTGGCACGCCCATACAGGGGCAGGTTATCAACGGCGCGCATCGCGCGCTTGATGAAGGGCAACGCATCTACGAAAAGGCAAATTGCGTCGGCTGCCACAAATGGCACGGCGATGGCGGCGGCGGCTATGGCGGCGCGGCGCTCTCGTTGCGAGCCACACAGCTCACCCGCGATCAACTTGTTGAAGTCGTCCATTGCGGGCGGCCGGGAACGGGGATGCCGCATTTTGATCGCGACGCCTACAAGGACTACCGATGCTATTCCGGAGTCACGGCTCAGGATTTGGGCAAAGACCTGCCTTTGGATGCGGCTACATTTCTACGACCCAAGGAAATCGAGACGGTCGTCGATTATGTTCTGCAGCACATCAAAGGCAAGGGGCCGGCGAGCTATCAGGACTGCGCTGACTTCTTTGGAGAGGGCGCGAGGGCCTGTGAAGTCTACAAGAACATCTCCGCCCACTCCCGAGCAACTGGTACGGAATAGAGGCAATGAGTCATCGACGATTGCTCTGGGCGCTACGGCTTCTGCTCCTCGTGGTTCCTTGCGGGGATGCCAACGCGCGC
Protein-coding sequences here:
- a CDS encoding PQQ-dependent dehydrogenase, methanol/ethanol family is translated as MSKVSKAKAGFWPAVSAIAGVGLMAGAIGSAAVASDETTEKRLVNATQETSNWLHHHRDYTAQRYSPLNQINRSTVKGLHVAWTMALGGIEGGGIWSHGGLEGTPIVENGFMYVTDGWGSVYKIDLHGGNGKLVWKMDPRTDHDWAGAVACCGVNNRGAALWENLVISHTLDGRLVATNKDDGKVAWERKVADPDKGEVITGAPLIVKNMAITGVAGAEYGIRGWIAATDLKSQKEAWRTFTIPGTGEPGNETWKDDRDSWKTGGGSTWVTGSYDPQANLLYWGVGNPGPDFDTEYRPGDNLYTDSTLALDPDSGTIKWHFQHTPNDPFDYDSVAERVLVDVPFKGSQRKIVLEADRNGFGYALDRTDGSFLWATPFVKKVTWTRGINPETGKPIEYDPAKSVQTYDPQVTLNRKNSHVTVCPGHNGGKNWPPTAYNPDLKTWYIPVIESCDELDNKETKPSDWKAREFFTGGGPVVKLAITGSVTAIDITTGKVTGKHETTYPMLGGLLATPELVFAGQPSGELYALDAKTLNKVWEFNTGAGINAPPMTFSVDGKQYIAILVGLGGAWDKWNLDSTKGLEKIAPGSMLYVFGL
- a CDS encoding c-type cytochrome codes for the protein MSVVSLILSGGLALLAIRDVARGEGGTPIQGQVINGAHRALDEGQRIYEKANCVGCHKWHGDGGGGYGGAALSLRATQLTRDQLVEVVHCGRPGTGMPHFDRDAYKDYRCYSGVTAQDLGKDLPLDAATFLRPKEIETVVDYVLQHIKGKGPASYQDCADFFGEGARACEVYKNISAHSRATGTE